The genomic region ATTACCAGCCGGGACGTCAGTTCGTGCCCGGCGATCACCAGGGTGTCGTCGCTCATGGCTTCTCCTCAGCCCCCTTGGACCGCGGTGAGGATCTCCACCCGGTCGCCCTCGGCCAGTGTCGTCGCGGTCCACTCCGCACGGGTGACCACGGCCTCGTTCACGGCGACCGCGACCCCGACGGGGCTGCGGGCCCACCGGGCGACCACATCGGCGACGGTGCTGCCGGTGTCGAGCTGCTCGGTGCTGCCGTTGACGGATACGTTCATGGCCTCGCTCACCTCACTACCTTAGGCACTTCCTCCGGCGCGCCCTGCGGCCGGCCGCCGTGAGACCTGAACCGGCTCGCCAGGAACGGCTCCGCCAGCTCCGGCAGTACGCCGGTCCGCACGGTTTCCGCGATCACCTGCGCCGTGATCGGTGTCAGCAGTACGCCGTTGCGGTAGTGCCCGGTCGCCCACACCAGTCCGTCGAGCCCGGACGCCCCCAGCACCGGCGCGTTGTCCGGTGTGGCCGGCCGGAGCCCGGCGAGTGTCTCGACCAGCTCCAGCTCGTCGATGACCGGCAGCACCATCCGGGCGTCACGCAGCAGCGCGAACACCCCGCCGGCCAGGACCCGGGTGTCGTAGCCGAGCTCGGACGTCGTCGCGCCGACCACCAGCTCGCCGCCGGGCCGGGGGACCAGGTAGACCGAGAAACCGCGCGCGGTCGCTCGGACGGTGTGGTTCAGGGCTGGGCGATAGGCCTTCGGGACCTGCAGGCGAAGGATCTCGCCTTTGACCGGTCGCACGGGCGGTCGCAGCTCGGCGGGAATGCCGTCGAGCTGTGCGGTCCAGGGGCCGGCGGCCGCGACGAGGTGCGGCGCGAGCACGGTGTCGCCGTTGTCGAGCTCGACGCCGACAGCCGTCGTACCGGTGGTGAGGACGCGGACGACGCGTTGCCGGATGAGCTGTACGCCGGTCAGCTCGACCGCGCGCAGCAGAGCGGCAACCGTCTGGCGGTTGTCGACGGAGTGGTCGCCCGCGACCCACACGCCCGCGGTGACGCCCGAAGCGAGCAAGGGTTCGCGTTTGCGGGTCTCGCGGCCGGTGAGCTGCTCGACCTCAAGGCCCAGGCGTCGTTGGTAGTCGGCGAGCCGGTGGAGGGCGGCCGCGTCGTCGGCGTCGTACGCGACCGAGAGCGTGCCGGTGCGGTGCAGACCGGCCGGGAGGCCGGTGACCGCCTCGAGCTCCTCGGCGAAGGCCGGCCAGGCGGCCACGCCGGCGAGATTGAGCGCCAGCAGGGCGTCCTCGCCGTACTCGACTTCGGTGACCGGGGCGAGCATGCCGGCTGCGACCGAGGACGTCTGACTGCCGGGTGTCGGATCACATACCGTCACCTGGATACCGTCTGCAGCGAGCCGCCAAGCGGTCGCCAGACCGATCAAGCCGCCGCCGACGACCACGACCTCGGATCTCAGCTCAGCCATGCGGCCAAGCCTACGACGGTATACACATGGCAGGCTTGGGCTTGTGACTGAGCACACCGCGCCACTCCGCGACCGACTCGACGCCGCCCGGCTCTACCTGTGCACGGACGCCAGGGAGAAGCAGGGCGACCTCGAGCAGTTCCTCGACGCAGCACTCGGCGGTGGGGTCGACATCGTCCAGCTCCGGCAGAAGGAGATGGAGGCCGCCGACGAGCTCGCCGCGCTGGAGGTCTTCGCCGACGCCTGCCGGCGGCACGGCAAGCTGCTGGCGGTGAACGACCGGGCCGACGTCGCCTTCACCGCCGGGGCGGACGTCCTGCACCTGGGAC from Kribbella flavida DSM 17836 harbors:
- the thiO gene encoding glycine oxidase ThiO, whose translation is MAELRSEVVVVGGGLIGLATAWRLAADGIQVTVCDPTPGSQTSSVAAGMLAPVTEVEYGEDALLALNLAGVAAWPAFAEELEAVTGLPAGLHRTGTLSVAYDADDAAALHRLADYQRRLGLEVEQLTGRETRKREPLLASGVTAGVWVAGDHSVDNRQTVAALLRAVELTGVQLIRQRVVRVLTTGTTAVGVELDNGDTVLAPHLVAAAGPWTAQLDGIPAELRPPVRPVKGEILRLQVPKAYRPALNHTVRATARGFSVYLVPRPGGELVVGATTSELGYDTRVLAGGVFALLRDARMVLPVIDELELVETLAGLRPATPDNAPVLGASGLDGLVWATGHYRNGVLLTPITAQVIAETVRTGVLPELAEPFLASRFRSHGGRPQGAPEEVPKVVR
- the thiS gene encoding sulfur carrier protein ThiS — its product is MNVSVNGSTEQLDTGSTVADVVARWARSPVGVAVAVNEAVVTRAEWTATTLAEGDRVEILTAVQGG